In Amphiprion ocellaris isolate individual 3 ecotype Okinawa chromosome 2, ASM2253959v1, whole genome shotgun sequence, the genomic stretch TTTCAGAACAGATACCTTTGTTAGTTTGCCTTTAGTTTGTTGTTCAGAAGAAACAGTAGTGCTGATCAGTGTTGGCAGCTGGTCTCCGATAGCACTCACACTtttggttgtttattgttttgccACTAAAATAGTTGAACTCATCACATGTGTGTGCGTCTTTTGTTTTTAGCAGCAATGGCAGAGTGGTTCCAGAGATGGTCAAGTCACTGCTTTGGTACTGATGAAATGTCCGAGTTACTGAAGTGAGTGAAATGTTCCATAGGAAGATTCAGAATTTACTTGGAAACCTGGAAATAATTTTAACATTGTCACTTTTTGCTGATGGTAAACTAAGCTCTTTATAGCAGCTGGCAGCAGAAATCATGTTTATGGACTAATTGACTCAAAGGGTGACAAACTCTGCGCTGAACCTCTGAACGCCCCACAGAGCTGTGAGCATTTGAATGCACCGTAATGGAAAAAGTTTTACTTGTTGAAGGGAAACATATTAAAGAGGTActgcacactttttttttagtatcAGTATTTGTACAAATCGGTCTTACTATAAACATTAGTCACAAAAATAGATGAGATAAACTTTATTGGTCCCACAGTGGGGAAGGTTCACCATTACAGCAAGTGGTACAGCTGCAATGATTGATCAATTAGTtgtgaagtgtaaaaacaagTGGCAGCTATTTcataggtttttgttttttttaaaaatagtctaAATTATCTGATCCCGGCTTcctacatttaaatattttatggttTCTGTGACAGAACATTGAATATATTTAGGTTGTGGACataacaaaacatttgaggACGTCATCTTGGGCCCTACGAATTAACATGTAATAAACCAAATGACTAAACTTGTGGGGTTTCTGTAGCATTACTGTTCTTCAAAACTGGTCTGAATTTCTCTAACATTGCAACTTACTATTGtgaaaaaagtaaagtaaatgaACTTCTACAGCATCTGAACGGTCAAGCTTAGAGAGGGGTGGGTGGAAAGTGAGCCAGAAAGTTCTGCACTTTTTGGCAAaattagggattttttttccccaatttgGCCCTACCCAtgaatttttttctgatgtAACTCTTCAAAccacacattaaaaatatgttatgGAAATGTTGCAGTCTAAGCACAATCTGATTGGTTACAATCACAAGCAACAGCATATCAGCACTgaagaataaatattttaattagcatataaaacataaattacCGTATTTATAGTGAGTTTTGTGTTGAAGACTGGCTCGCCATAAGTCAGATTAATCTacagtaaaatgtaataaagaTGAAAGTGTTTGACAGTGAGTGTGAATGAGTGGACACAGTGGAAATTGATATTCCAAAAATCTTTAagctatagatagatatattaGTCCTTTATTGaacctgcagtggggaaattttaatcagatatttaaaaaaaaggtagtTCAAACAGACTGTAGAGCCATCattcattaattatttattgagttatatagaaataatttttatatttttcctgcaaatgtcatGATAAATTTCAAACGTACTTCTCTGTAGAATGTCACATAAGCATTAGAAAACTAACCTGATAGCTGAAGTGCCAGAGGAGCTGCAACAGCAGCCATGCTGTTTATtagctccatctgctggacacAGAATGCAGTTGTACATCTCATTGTAGAAACTATCCCATATCCGACTTCAGTTGGACAAAAATCACTACAGGCCAGAGGAAAACAAGTTTTACATTTAGGCGGTGAACTCTTTCTTTTAAGCCGTGATTAGTCAGGTATACTGAGGTGTGAACGTAAGCAGGGATTTAATCTCTCACAGACCCTCTTTTTAATTCACTAAATCAGCTACATATGTTGTAGAATTGTATGTAACACTGATTGCCTTTGAGAGACAGCATCAGTGTGTGCACATCTGTATAAATCTTCACGGTGACACAAAGCTACTCCAATGCAGCTCTCATGAATGTGGAGTCAAAATCAAATTATCAATCGAAACACCAAACTgagcaataaaaatactttgtcTCAATAACCAGGTTCATTTCAAAATTGTGATAGCGTTCTCTGACATTAAATTAAGGTAAGTATTCAGTACGTCATTAAATACAAAACCCCCAGTTTCCTCTGATGAAGAGGAAAATTATGAGTTGATACATAAGaactctgaaggagaaagatcAAGATTAAACTGACAGTAAAGTGCAAATTCAGTCTGAAATCTCTACTACAAAGTCCTTCAGCTCGCCTGTAGTTACATCAATTATGTACATAAAATCCTACAGCCTGTCAGGAAGTTTTAGTTATATGATGTCATCCCATTAATGAAAATCAACTGTCCTAAAATCAAATGTGATTATGATTTGTCTTTTGCTATTCATATTCTGCCTTTATTGTTTTACGTTAGTGGTATTGGTGTGTTTAAACACTACCCATTTACTGCAAACTTCCTCCAAGTTACTGGGCTCTCTTTTTTCCTTGTTCACAGCTGAGATGTTTGGCTTTGCAGCAAAATCTGTCAATAGATGCTCACTGGAATGGAGCCGGTTGTATAGAAGTTAAATGCCTCAAGATAAACGGTTAATTAAACCAcagcagaaggaggaggagcaaacagtgaaaaacaatgtgtaaatagtgactgaaacagaaacatttgtgCTACTTTTATCTAGCCGTTTCTACACAGATGAATGGAAAATAACTCTGTTACTTTAAAAAAGGATTACAATAGCTGCAATCAGGGTGAGTGACAGCATATGTATGGATTATTTGATGTACATTTGTTCTACTTGAAGGGAGCTTCTTCACTTTTGTATTATGGAGTAATTTAAAGAGGCAGTCCATGAACCTACAAGTCAAAACAGTAGTATACTGTTTGCTGTGAGTCTCATTGAGCTTTATCGTGCTGCCAGTTGTTTCAGCTTGTGTTAATATATAACAGAAAGCCTGAAttacaaagtgtgtgtgtgtgtgagactgatGAGATCTAACATGAACACATTTTCTGCCAGTGTTACTACAGGTTTCGCTCCCCAAATAGATGTTGGCCAGATCTGAAGAACACCCACCAAAATCATAAGAACACAGAGTAAAAAGcagctgttgtattttttaaccagttttgttcatttgagTTTAATTACTCAGGCATTAATCAACACTTTTGTGAAATGACAAAGTATGAAAATGTATTGATTTCTGTCAGAAAGATAACAGACTCCTTGCCTCTTCTGTATACAGACTGATGATGCTGACAGTCCTGCATAGTCACATTCCgagccaggaaaaaccctggATGTCACGTCCATCTTATTGAGTTACCATCAATCACTTAGGATCAAATCACCCACTCAGTCCTGACGAAGAGGAATGTAGAGAACTAGAACCCAACTTTAAGGAAGTGAAATGCTGAAACACTGGAGTAACCTtttaatttggtgattttttttctgatttaaacacagtctAGACTCAAAAACAGGGCAGAATGAGCACATATTCTTAAATTTCAATTCAGCTTCAGATGTTTCCTCATTTAACTGCTGACTTTTCTGTTAGAACTTTACTGATTTCATGATATCCGTAAACGCTTCTCTACCTTTGTCCACTCAGCAGATGTAAGACCAACTCCTCATCTTCAGCCAGAGAGAGACCAGTGTCCAGAGCCTTGTGTTCATCCTCCAGCTGCTtcaacttcttcctcttccctgctgagagctcctcctcctcctcatcatcactgCTGTCACTGCTATGCTGACGTTTAGCCGACCTTGTCtgatcctcctcctcatcttcctcctcctcagagtGCAGTTTGTCAGGGTCCGGCAGGGTGCTGGGGTCGAACTCGTCCTCGCTGCTATTGGCCAGGTATGccatcacttcatcctcctcgTCCTCATCAGATTTATTTCCGCTCCTCTTGCTCGCCTCCCGTCTGGCAGCCTTTTCCTTCagtctcttctctctgtgtttggCTTTCACCTTGCGGCTGTACTCCTGCTTGTCAAACTCCTGATCCTCCCGTTTCAGCCTCTCCTTGGCCTTTTCCACGTTGATACCCGAAACCTCGTCGTCTTCCTCGTCCGCAGCAGCAGTCACGGTGCGCTGGACTGGTGGCCACAGCTGCACGGCTTCCCCCTCTTCACTGAAAGTCACTTTGGTGTTCACCTGGAAGTTTCTCTTGAGGATCTTTTTGGCTTCTTTGTactttgtctctttctctgttttgtttttggaggCCTCTGCAGGCTCCTCTGGACTCTGCTGCTCCCCCGTCAGATTGAAGACGTCCTTTCTTTTAACCGTCAGCAGGTCAAAGTCTCGTAGATCATCGTCGTCCTCGTCGTTTTCACTCACAAGCAACGTCTTGGACTGATCCACATCTTGTTCGTTACTACTTTCCTTGTCCTCACTGGAGTCGTCTGAGCTTTCACTTTCCTCATGAGGAACTTTTCCTCTCAGCTGGGCCTTAAACTTCCTCAGCTCTTCCTCTTCGTCAgactgttcctcctcctccgctcTCCGTCCTTCTTTCTCAGCTCTCTGAGCCTGAGCTTTGTTTAGGAAGCGAACCCTCGGAGCCACAGCGAGGCCCAGGGACAGAGCGTACTCGTGAAGCTGGAGTTTAAACACATCAAACACTTCTTTGTTCTTCATCAGAAAGACGGAGCGCAGGTAGGAAACAAAGCACCGCTGGGCTCTCTCCTTCTGCTCCTTCTCCTGGGCCAGGAAGGCCTCCAGCTTCTGCTGCACACCCTGCAGTTTCTCTGGGTTCACCTGgaatcagaaaaacaacacagtcaaTCAATGCAGATGTTGATGGAACACTCAAAAATCTTTAAGTTTGTGTTGCTTATGTTGCACATAAATGTatcctgaacagtttttgtaGATGTGTAGTGCTGTGTGCAACATTTTGGAGAGTGGAGAGTTTGTATCTCATGTTCTTTTTGTCTGTAATCGAACTCCATTTAGTTTTCAGGCAACTGAAAGGTGCTTATTTTACCAGTCTAACCCATCAAACAGCTCttaaatttaaaacacatttcattccacagagacacactgttGTAGGTGATAGCAAGCAGTGTGCATTTAATTATCTGAAAATTTGAGATTTTACTAAAACAATATCCTAGATTAAGCACTCTTCAGCTcttttaaaaactaattaacTCATTTTTAATTGACTCATCCAAATGGCAGAAGAAATCCTGGAGTCATCTGCATGGCTATCTGATAAATTCTCTAACCTTTATCTCTGTTTTTGGCCTCTACTGACTGCTTAGTGCtactaatttttttaaagaaaaaaacagtctaaattcaTTTAATCTAGCTTcttgaatgtgaatattttctggtttctttcaccctctatgacagtaaactgaatatttaagatcaaaacaagacatttgagaagATTATCTTTGACTTTGcgaaacactgatcaacatttttctccattttctgacattttatagtcaAAACTAACAAACTAAttgagaaaatgaatgaatgatagtattttttttagcttatttGAGCTTTTTGTCTGAATACGGCAGCCTCCTGCAGCTGAGCACCATGTTATGAGAGCAGTGATGCAGTAAGCCTGTGAACCAGACAGCTAAAAGCGATGAGCTGATAATCACTTCAGAGCAATGTAAAGCCAAGAGGAACTGCAGATTCAGCTGAGAAACACCTTTCACattgttttcatgtcatttcagacatttgtgtttttgaaaatatagaTTATAATCACTTGAAAAGAAAACTGTAACAAATAATTTAGATTGCTGCttgaatgtcattttttgtgtctatttgcaCATTATTACAGGATATATTGTATACTGCGTACTTATTGTTTCAGTTTTCAGCTGATCACTGGACATAAGTTGCGAAGTAGAAACTGATGACCACAGAAGTTTAGCTGTACAGTGCTGACTCTTAATATGATGGACACTGGTTTATATCTTCTTCCTGACTGTGTGTATGTCTGGATGCTGTGGATGCAGAAAGCCTCACTTGGATCTTGTTGATGGGAACCTTCttgtcctgcagctgctggaccATCCCCTTCTCCTCggagggcagcagcagcagcagagcctctcctccctccttgtACCTGGCAGTCCGGCCCACCCTGTGGACGTAGGTGTCTGCATCCTCTGGACAGTCGAACTGCAGCACCCAGTTGACTGCAGGGAAGTCCAGGCCTCTGGCGGCGATGTCGGTGGCAAAGAGCACAGCATTCTGCTTCTTGAGGAAGTCGTTGTAGACCTCCACCCtcttcatctgctgctgtttgccgTGCAGGGCCAGGATGGGCATGCCGGGTCGAAGACGGCAGAAGACCCTGAACAGATACTGCACCTCCTTGCAGCAGGCGAAGAAGACGATGACCTTCTTCTTCAGGTGGCTCCTGATGAAGGAGTAGAGCATGTTGACCTTCTGGTGGAGCTCACAAACCACGTAGCTCTGCTCCAGGGTGGCCGGGGTGCTGAACTTGGCCTTCTCATGAACCCAAACATACTCTGGATCTTTGAGGCTGAGACGGGCCAAGTCTTTGACTGACTTGGTCTGCGTGGCGGAGAACAGCAGCGTCTGTCTGGACTTGGGAAGGTTCTCCACGATGGCATTGAGAGTATCTGCGAAGCCCATATCCAGGATGCGATCcgcctcatccaggaccagcaTGTGCAGATCGGAGGCGTGGAAGGTGGCCGTCTCGTCCATGTGCTGCAGCAGCCTGCCCGGGGTGCAAATGACGATGTTGGTGTGGTGGATCCTCTCCGACTCGCTCTTCAGGTCCTTCCCGCCGATGATGAGCCCCGCGGAGAACTCGTGGTTCTTGCCCACCTTGCGGAGCACTTCGAAGGTCTGGTAGGCGAGTTCTCTGGTGGGGGATATGATGAGAGCACCGAGGCCGTCCAAGGAGCTCCACTGCTGGCGGTACAGACACTCCAGAACCGGTATGAGGAAGGCTAACGTCTTCCCGGAGCCGGTCTTGGCCGCTCCGAGGACATCTTTCCCCTGCAGAGCGAAGCCGATGGTCTGCCTCTGGATCTTGGTGGGCTGCCGATACTGAGCCTCCTGCAGGCCCAGCAGGGTCTTCTTGGAGATGGGGAAGTCTGAGAACTTGACAACCTCTTTCGCGTTGATGTCTCCGTACCTGCTGACCAGCCGGTCGATGTACTCCTTCTCCACCTGCCACTCGGGCTTCTTCTTCTGGGCTCTCTCTCGCTTCACTCGTGCTTTCGTCTTGTCGtactttttcttccatttctcgAAGCTTCTAACGGGGTCATCGTCGTCTTTCTTCTTCGGTGGTTTCGGTTTCTTCCCGGTGTGCTTTGAGCCTTTTTTCTCCATTATTTAAGATGAATATAGCAGTAAAGGAGCTTTAAAGacacatttgctgcacttggggTAAACAGCGTGGAGAAAACAGCTCCTCGACGCGTTTAGTTTGACGTCATCACCACTCGACGCTGATAGTGGGGGATTTCGCCCTCAGTCTTCCCTGGCAGGCAGACCCACCTACACTAGAGCCTGAATATCTTTGTGGGGAGGCTTAGCTGGAATCACTGTCACTGATGTGACAAAATTTATAAGAACAACCTTCTAATccggtttttttttttttgaaattgctGTAGACCAAATAATCATTATCTTTGGCCACTCATAGTTTGCTCATCAAGGCAATATTGCCATGTAGAAGTACACGAGAGATCATATACGGTATAACACACTTTTTTAATGTAAACTTCAACTAATGAAACATTTGAAACAGCTGTTGAagttatatttaaataattacaatGTAATCCTCTGAACTCAAAAACCTTCcaggaggtaaaaaaaaaaagcatgtcatCTTTGAAAAGTTgccatatattaaaaaaaaaaaaaaaaaaaaaaacttcaatcaTGAAGAAATCACTGAGCTGCGACCAACAATCATGTGACATACAATATGGAGACAAATTAAAAGTCTAAGTTGTATAATACCTGATGTATGCAGAGCCATCATTTTTTCTTATATTGGTTAAGACCTGGGGACACAGAATAATGTTGTATATGATGACtccaggggctgcacagtggcgtagtggttagcactttcgccttgcagcaagaaggtccctggttcgcgtcccggctttcccgggatctttctgcatggagtttgcatgttctccctgtgcatgcgtgggttttctccgggtactccggcttcctcccacagtccaaaaatatgctgaggttaattgattgcTCTGGATTGCccgtgggtgtgaatgtgagagtgcttgtttgtctgtatatgtggccctgcgacagactggcgatctgtccgggatgtcccctgccttcgcccgagtcagctgggatgggctccagccccccccgcgaccctagtgaggattgagcggtgtatagataatggatggatggatggatgatgactccaggtttttttcaaatcttgtaaaaaaaaaaaaaaaaaaaataaggacagttGACTTTGGTTGTGATTTGTAGCATGATAAATGTGTCATACCCTCTAATTCTAGCCATTCATATGCTGTCTCCAttgaagtgcaggactttatgttgcagtgtcAATGGCAATAATGTCAAATCTGTGAATTGCTCCAAAATCAGTGGAAACATTTCACGGTTATTCAGAAGTACCTGACTGTATGTGGTTAAACTGTGGATGGTTGGCTGGATGAATGTTGTTAACCCTTTGAAGCCCCAGCAGTTTCTGACCATTTtgtgcttctgtcacatttttgctcactgtgggctcatttttcatgcaaatacCTAAATATGTGTCAGACAAGATGTAAATGCATGCACTTGTGttacaaaacacaacagcaggtAACTGTGGTTGATCAGATTAATTCAAAAGGAAATTCTGCCACATGCAAATTGAACAAGTTCACAAAAGAAAGTTCATAGTGAgtcggtaaaaaaaaaaaaagctgcagctgcGCTCAAATATTTAACTACTTAAATCATTAAATACATTGTTAGTGAAATATCATAATACactatattcatatttttatatagTGGGGAAAAGTAACTAAGTGTATTCACTCCACCACTGTTGTTAAATACAATTTTCAATTTTGGGGTActtgtactttacttgagtatttctattttctgctcCCTTAAACTCGACTATGGTTCAAAGGCAAATATTGTAccttttactccactacatttatttgaaaacaTACTTTGCAGATCAAGTTTGATAATTCAAAATGCGATTAATAAATAAGTCATGATGTATCCTATTACTGTCTTATTTTTAGATATTGACGAAACTTTTTTGATCTCCATGCAGGGTGAAATTTACAAACTACCAGCAGTAAATATTAAAACCAGCTTCATCCCTACCAGCTGCATTATTAAAGTGATGAACATGTTATTGCATCAAAATAATAACCTAAAAAGATAGTACCTATTATTCTGAAATGGGAATTCTCATAAAGTGTACTTTCACTTTTGGTACTTTAAGtgttttttgatgcttttgcatttttacttaaACTGCCATGCATTACTTTTACGTGTAACTGAGTATTTCTACACTGTGGTATTGTTACTTCCACTGAAGATCTGAGCACTTCCTCCACCTCTGTTTATATCCTGCCTTTTTGAGAAGTAAACAACCTGTGCAACGTTCGTCTTGTCCCCAGAGAAACTGCTGTAATTTCTGTTACTGTTCTCGTtgtattttgaatttcaaagcgTTCGCTGTACTGTGACCCACAGCAGCAACTGCACTGCTCCTGAAGTGGACTTTCTTCTGATTTCTCAGTTACTCGACTAGTTTTCACGGTTGACTTTCTAAAAAGGCGCCTCATCCATCTTCCCGCTGTTTCTGCCGGACAGAAAAGAGAAGCGGACACACATCCGGTTCACATGCCGCTggataaaaaacaacattgacGGAAAATCTAGGACtgaaatttcaaaataagagattattagtagtagtattagtactatattttttttattagtattggtatttgtttttatgtgtgaattaagaatatgtgtgtgcatgttttattaGTTTAGGTGTGTACAATTCAGGTTTCGCTCTTATACAGATGATTAAATACCGTAGGGCTGAAACCTACTTTGACTATTTGAGCAGTTTGAGTCTCTAATTCcatctctattttttttactaccagctttttgtttttgttgaatctttttttattaaataactgTATTCACTGTTTTATTATTGTACTTACTTTTAACATTTGATCAAGTGTATTCAATTTTCTTATTATTGTGCCGATATATTTTATTTCCTTACTTGGCTATATTGTAAATCACCACTCTATAATGTCAATGTGCTCcaagtttgtgttgttgtgtgttacACGTTGCCtacttattttctgtatttttaattctCGGTTAAACCAGGCTAAGATGACCCTATTAAGAACAGTCTAATTTTCTGTTATAATATTTTGAATATCAGCAGAATTTTTACACAAGAGGTAAGTTGTCATATTTAGAAGGTAATTAAACTTTAACAGATGACAGCCTTGCTATAAACTTATGTAAAAAATCCTGGAAAATGCCATACTGATTTGCTCATTTTGATCCGTACAAACTTAGTACTTCTGCATTagatcaacttcattttaagtTTTGGGGGTTGCTCTTACTTCAATGCAACATACAAATTAGATAGCACATATAGAAGTGATATCTGACTCCTTTTTGAAAATGCAGCGTTATTATTGCAATTTATTTCGAATTGAGTGGCCAAGGGCAAAATTTTTACCtttacaataactttattatcatttatataaaaaatcagccatattaTAAAATCAGCAATCATAAGGGATATTTAGCTTAAAATGTGTATATGAATATTcatgtaaaaatgcagaatctTATTTTGTACTGTCA encodes the following:
- the ddx10 gene encoding probable ATP-dependent RNA helicase DDX10 isoform X1, yielding MEKKGSKHTGKKPKPPKKKDDDDPVRSFEKWKKKYDKTKARVKRERAQKKKPEWQVEKEYIDRLVSRYGDINAKEVVKFSDFPISKKTLLGLQEAQYRQPTKIQRQTIGFALQGKDVLGAAKTGSGKTLAFLIPVLECLYRQQWSSLDGLGALIISPTRELAYQTFEVLRKVGKNHEFSAGLIIGGKDLKSESERIHHTNIVICTPGRLLQHMDETATFHASDLHMLVLDEADRILDMGFADTLNAIVENLPKSRQTLLFSATQTKSVKDLARLSLKDPEYVWVHEKAKFSTPATLEQSYVVCELHQKVNMLYSFIRSHLKKKVIVFFACCKEVQYLFRVFCRLRPGMPILALHGKQQQMKRVEVYNDFLKKQNAVLFATDIAARGLDFPAVNWVLQFDCPEDADTYVHRVGRTARYKEGGEALLLLLPSEEKGMVQQLQDKKVPINKIQVNPEKLQGVQQKLEAFLAQEKEQKERAQRCFVSYLRSVFLMKNKEVFDVFKLQLHEYALSLGLAVAPRVRFLNKAQAQRAEKEGRRAEEEEQSDEEEELRKFKAQLRGKVPHEESESSDDSSEDKESSNEQDVDQSKTLLVSENDEDDDDLRDFDLLTVKRKDVFNLTGEQQSPEEPAEASKNKTEKETKYKEAKKILKRNFQVNTKVTFSEEGEAVQLWPPVQRTVTAAADEEDDEVSGINVEKAKERLKREDQEFDKQEYSRKVKAKHREKRLKEKAARREASKRSGNKSDEDEEDEVMAYLANSSEDEFDPSTLPDPDKLHSEEEEDEEEDQTRSAKRQHSSDSSDDEEEEELSAGKRKKLKQLEDEHKALDTGLSLAEDEELVLHLLSGQSDFCPTEVGYGIVSTMRCTTAFCVQQMELINSMAAVAAPLALQLSGLQRHARLRLLEPVGASGGPYQTRSFPVSTTTSIQALHSCQPALRIDGHLGVCGSQCGVLIR
- the ddx10 gene encoding probable ATP-dependent RNA helicase DDX10 isoform X2, whose protein sequence is MEKKGSKHTGKKPKPPKKKDDDDPVRSFEKWKKKYDKTKARVKRERAQKKKPEWQVEKEYIDRLVSRYGDINAKEVVKFSDFPISKKTLLGLQEAQYRQPTKIQRQTIGFALQGKDVLGAAKTGSGKTLAFLIPVLECLYRQQWSSLDGLGALIISPTRELAYQTFEVLRKVGKNHEFSAGLIIGGKDLKSESERIHHTNIVICTPGRLLQHMDETATFHASDLHMLVLDEADRILDMGFADTLNAIVENLPKSRQTLLFSATQTKSVKDLARLSLKDPEYVWVHEKAKFSTPATLEQSYVVCELHQKVNMLYSFIRSHLKKKVIVFFACCKEVQYLFRVFCRLRPGMPILALHGKQQQMKRVEVYNDFLKKQNAVLFATDIAARGLDFPAVNWVLQFDCPEDADTYVHRVGRTARYKEGGEALLLLLPSEEKGMVQQLQDKKVPINKIQVNPEKLQGVQQKLEAFLAQEKEQKERAQRCFVSYLRSVFLMKNKEVFDVFKLQLHEYALSLGLAVAPRVRFLNKAQAQRAEKEGRRAEEEEQSDEEEELRKFKAQLRGKVPHEESESSDDSSEDKESSNEQDVDQSKTLLVSENDEDDDDLRDFDLLTVKRKDVFNLTGEQQSPEEPAEASKNKTEKETKYKEAKKILKRNFQVNTKVTFSEEGEAVQLWPPVQRTVTAAADEEDDEVSGINVEKAKERLKREDQEFDKQEYSRKVKAKHREKRLKEKAARREASKRSGNKSDEDEEDEVMAYLANSSEDEFDPSTLPDPDKLHSEEEEDEEEDQTRSAKRQHSSDSSDDEEEEELSAGKRKKLKQLEDEHKALDTGLSLAEDEELVLHLLSGQRSPEAC